A region of the Candidatus Delongbacteria bacterium genome:
ATGTAAAATCCTTGATTATGTAAATAGCCATTTTCTCCAGCATATCTTTGATATTCTTCTTTTGATACCTTAGAATGATGTGGTAGAACGTAAGGCTGGACCTTTATAGTATTCCCATTAATTACAAAATCTTGAGTAGGTAATTCTTGTATTGCTGATGCTGTAGGAAAAAAAGGATTATATGATTCTAGTTCATCATTATTCATGAAGATTCTAATCTTTGATTGACCTAGATCAGGTGATAAAAATCTATGAAAAGTAAGCTCTATATGCTTTCTTACTTTTGCTATTGTTTCATTAAAATGATTTTCATTTGATTTAATAGTATCATTTGTTTCGATTCTATCGATGTTCTTCCAAAAAATTATTGTTCCACTCTCATGATCTTTAAGATATTCTTCATATAAGTCTTTTATCTCCCTTGAAATATCGGTACTTTCTATATCTGAGATGAATTTCAATGACCAGCTATTATTTGAATAATTAACAATATAATCTAAATCCCATTCAGCTATGTTACATTCAGCATTTTTCTTGCTAGTTACTATTAGATTTCTACATTGTGAGAAAGAAGCTGTCTTCATTCCTAAACCAAATCTACCAAGATCATTAGAATCTCTTTCATCCAGTGGGTTCTTACTTCCGAATTTCATAGATAGAATAAGGTCTTCATTATTCATTCCTTCTCCATTATCAATAATTGAAAACCAAGGACATCCAAAATTCCATGAAAATCTTAAGTCAATTCTTGATGCTTTTGCAGTAATACTGTTATCTATAATATCTGCTACTGCGGTTTCAAAAGAATAACCAATATCTCGAAGTGAGCTAATTAGCGATTCTGGAGATGGTTCAACATTAATATAGTTCATTGATATTATTCCTTTTCTATTCTAATATATTATATACAATCTCTGATATCTTATATGCAAGATAAGGAGGTACTGCATTTCCAACTTGATGAAATTGTGAAGTTCTATTTCCACAGAAAAGATAATTATCTGGAAATGTCTGCACTCTAGCAGCTTCTCTGACAGTCAAACTTCTACATTGTTTATAATCATAGTGTATGAAGTAATGTCCATCTTTCGATATATGACTAGTTATAGTCGTTGCAGGTTCGTTTGGTTTTTGAACTCTGAATCTATCGGTAAACTTACCAGAGTTCACATTTTTATGATCTGGTACAAGTGTTTCTGAATGATTAATAAATTCATTTACCTTAGGGAATTCATTGTTCACATTTGTATACATTGAGGAAAATAAGTAACGTCTTAAATCTTCTTTTAAATGACTTCTTGATATATGATTGATTGTACCTTTAAGCTTTTTATCTAAGAACCAATCCTTTTCAGGAAAATAAGAAACCTTAGTAGCTTCTTTTATAAATTCAGAACCAATTCCGTTTTTAAAATTAAAACTAGATTCTTCGAAATCAAAACCTTTAAAATCGTTCCATCTCCTAATCTCATTATAGCATCCTAGAATAATTTCCTGCCAATTTTTGTCAGACTTATCTTCTTTTTTATATGCTCTTTTAACTGTATTATAATCATTTTTTATCTCTAAAGACCTGCTAATACCACTTCTTATTTTTGGCAAGTCATCAATAATATCCTTTAAAGTTGTTGTTTTTTCAAACTTTTTTAAAATCTTAGGTATTTTATCAATATCATCTCTTATTCCTAATAAAATAACCCTATGCCTTTTTTGAGGAATTCCATACTCCTCAGATTTTATCAAGAAATCATTATGGTTAAAGTATTCAGGATTGTTATTATATGAAAATGAACTTGGCTCTTTAACAAGTGAAAAGATTTTATATTTTCTTGAATTATATTCTGGAAAGACGGATTGTGGTTCTTGTAGATCAGACAAAATATTGTCAAATACACTTTGATTATCTAATTTTGCAGAAAGTAAGCCTTTAACATTTTCCATAACAAAAACACTTGGTTGATGTTTTGCGATAATTCTTAAATACTCTTTATACAAAAAAACTCT
Encoded here:
- a CDS encoding DNA cytosine methyltransferase, with the translated sequence MVSLNKISIIDLFAGPGGLGEGFSRLQRDGESVFDIKLSIEKDPNAHKTLLLRSFFRKFKPEKHPEEYYDVLKATSIYERDRLLKLLYSKYSKEYESAIKEAYLAELGSINFPDNVIDDKIQSCLKDDNRAWVLIGGPPCQAYSLVGRSRVGGINKDDHRVFLYKEYLRIIAKHQPSVFVMENVKGLLSAKLDNQSVFDNILSDLQEPQSVFPEYNSRKYKIFSLVKEPSSFSYNNNPEYFNHNDFLIKSEEYGIPQKRHRVILLGIRDDIDKIPKILKKFEKTTTLKDIIDDLPKIRSGISRSLEIKNDYNTVKRAYKKEDKSDKNWQEIILGCYNEIRRWNDFKGFDFEESSFNFKNGIGSEFIKEATKVSYFPEKDWFLDKKLKGTINHISRSHLKEDLRRYLFSSMYTNVNNEFPKVNEFINHSETLVPDHKNVNSGKFTDRFRVQKPNEPATTITSHISKDGHYFIHYDYKQCRSLTVREAARVQTFPDNYLFCGNRTSQFHQVGNAVPPYLAYKISEIVYNILE
- a CDS encoding ATP-binding protein encodes the protein MNYINVEPSPESLISSLRDIGYSFETAVADIIDNSITAKASRIDLRFSWNFGCPWFSIIDNGEGMNNEDLILSMKFGSKNPLDERDSNDLGRFGLGMKTASFSQCRNLIVTSKKNAECNIAEWDLDYIVNYSNNSWSLKFISDIESTDISREIKDLYEEYLKDHESGTIIFWKNIDRIETNDTIKSNENHFNETIAKVRKHIELTFHRFLSPDLGQSKIRIFMNNDELESYNPFFPTASAIQELPTQDFVINGNTIKVQPYVLPHHSKVSKEEYQRYAGENGYLHNQGFY